The Miscanthus floridulus cultivar M001 chromosome 17, ASM1932011v1, whole genome shotgun sequence genome has a window encoding:
- the LOC136516044 gene encoding uncharacterized protein, with protein sequence MGLLADANELLSVQSMEVGDLHLRCADAKVEAATAQTQLTPLAARVMELEEELTRVVSDRDAFRSWAEEATASSKTLTGQMGAEESAHRLTKELGSEASRAAEASRVEAQRLKEKAEAYQAKTRCWEQKAKESEAEIIQAAKASSAVQTVLETEIGEHEALKRAALSACEALEVEGV encoded by the exons atgggccttcttgccgacgctAACGAGCTTCTATCAGTGCAAAGCATGGAGGTGGGGGACCTTcaccttcgctgtgccgacgcgaaggtcgaggcggccacggcccagacACAGCTcacccctttggcggcgcgggtcatggagctggaggaggagcttacccgcgtggtcagcgatcgggatgccttcaggtcttgGGCCGAAGAAGCAACGGCCTCAAGCAAGACCCTCACCGGGCAgatgggggcagaggagagtgcgcaccggctgacaaaag agctgggaagtgaagcttccagggcggccgaggcctctaggGTCGAGGCCCAacggttgaaggagaaggccgaggcctatCAAGCCAAGACCCgatgctgggagcagaaggccaagg agtcagaggcagagATCATTCAGGCCGccaaggcttccagcgcggtgcagacggtgctcgagaccgagattggGGAGCATGAGGCACTGAAACGTGCTGCCCTTTCTGCGTGCGAGGCCTTAGAGGTCGAGGGGgtttag